In Pyrus communis chromosome 1, drPyrComm1.1, whole genome shotgun sequence, the following are encoded in one genomic region:
- the LOC137745045 gene encoding VQ motif-containing protein 9-like, giving the protein MVQSALVPTRRLYYPHFSLPTTLRRTTPFFLSRQIFSDLLTRTLRGEREKERESLLCLYVILCCFFVMDKICPSSTADSAALTTAASSGGGGNSTTTTTDNYLKHLNKLSHKISKPPTTTNTHNTFLKKPNFENSPPPPPSLPLPPQHQQQQQHQHQPPVYNINKNDFRDVVQKLTGSPAHDRFSNPQPPVHLPKPQISSRLQRIRPPPLAQLNNRPPPSLECAAPPQNTNNPIIPPMGSAAAHFNSIGRSTTPLSPLPPFPTVHAAAESPVSAYMRYLHNSISAVDSNNQKFSGFSPLAPLVSPRWTNLTPPPQQNQQVAPPQQGIGTSANQQQQTTTAIASQPQFAMPPSPLPFGCLSSPRSPYPSLSPNQLGFPQLPLSPTVPVSSPRWRSF; this is encoded by the coding sequence ATGGTCCAGTCCGCACTTGTCCCTACTCGCCGACTGTATTATCCTCATTTTTCATTGCCCACCACTCTCAGGCGAACAACCCCCTTCTTTCTTTCCCGTCAGATATTTTCAGATCTACTCACTCGGACACtgagaggagagagggagaaggagagagagagtctgcTGTGTTTGTATGTGATTTTGTGTTGCTTTTTTGTTATGGATAAAATCTGTCCCTCTTCAACTGCTGATTCAGCTGCTCTCACTACTGCCGCTTCCAGTGGCGGCGGCGGcaactccaccaccaccaccacagaCAACTACCTCAAACACCTCAACAAGCTTTCCCACAAGATCTCAAAaccccccaccaccaccaacacccACAACACCTTCCTTaaaaaacccaactttgaaaacTCACCGCCGCCGCCTCCTTCGCTTCCTCTTCCTCCCCaacaccagcagcagcagcagcatcagCACCAGCCGCCGGTTTACAACATCAACAAAAACGACTTCCGCGACGTCGTTCAGAAGCTCACCGGCTCTCCCGCCCACGACCGCTTCTCCAACCCCCAGCCGCCGGTTCACCTGCCCAAGCCACAAATCAGCTCCCGCCTCCAGCGCATCCGCCCTCCCCCTCTCGCGCAGCTTAACAACCGACCCCCTCCCTCGTTAGAATGCGCCGCTCCACCCCAAAACACCAACAATCCAATCATCCCACCCATGGGATCCGCCGCCGCTCACTTCAATTCCATCGGACGGTCCACAACCCCTCTCTCGCCTCTCCCTCCTTTCCCAACCGTACACGCGGCGGCTGAATCCCCCGTCTCAGCCTACATGCGGTACCTCCACAACTCAATCTCAGCCGTCGATTCTAACAACCAGAAGTTCTCGGGATTCTCGCCTCTGGCCCCGCTTGTCTCGCCCCGTTGGACCAATCTGACGCCGCCTCCGCAGCAGAATCAGCAGGTTGCGCCGCCGCAGCAGGGGATAGGTACATCAGCGAATCAACAACAGCAGACAACGACGGCGATAGCGTCACAGCCGCAGTTCGCGATGCCTCCATCGCCGCTTCCTTTCGGGTGCTTGAGTTCGCCGCGATCGCCGTACCCATCGCTTTCCCCAAATCAATTAGGGTTTCCTCAGCTGCCGCTGTCGCCGACAGTTCCTGTATCAAGCCCTAGGTGGAGAAGTTTCTGA
- the LOC137739101 gene encoding cytochrome c oxidase subunit 6b-1-like — protein MAETQADKIQTLAEQYALEKDVGTKPVEVEEVVSEKPEETPAAAEEESSEVTPAVEESSEASPASEEGTETNPTSEAAAEESSDSTDNSGDQEVVEETPEIKIETAPADFRFPTTNQTRHCFTRYIEYHRCIAAKGEGAPECDKFAKFYRSLCPGEWVERWNEQRENGTFPGPL, from the exons ATGGCGGAAACGCAAGCCGACAAAATCCAAACCCTAGCCGAG CAATACGCATTGGAGAAAGATGTGGGTACCAAGCCTGTTGAAGTAGAAGAAGTTGTTTCTGAGAAACCTGAGGAAACACCTGCTGctgcagaagaagaaagctCTGAAGTTACACCAGCTGTTGAAGAAAGCAGTGAAGCCAGTCCTGCTAGTGAAGAAGGCACTGAAACCAATCCTACCTCTGAAGCTGCTGCTGAAGAAAGTAGTGATAGTACTGACAACTCAGGTGACCAAGAAGTAGTTGAAGAGACACCTGAAATTAAG ATTGAGACAGCACCAGCAGATTTCCGTTTCCCAACTACCAACCAGACAAGGCATTGCTTTACCCGATATATAGAGTATCATCG GTGCATAGCTGCAAAGGGGGAAGGTGCTCCCGAGTGTGACAAATTTGCAAAGTTTTACCGCTCTCTTTGCCCTGGTGAATGG GTTGAGAGATGGAATGAACAAAGGGAGAATGGAACTTTTCCAGGTCCCCTGTAG